A genomic segment from Sulfuritalea hydrogenivorans sk43H encodes:
- a CDS encoding ABC transporter ATP-binding protein, whose protein sequence is MSALLEARDLAAAIGGRTLVSCLDLRLDAGERLAILGRNGAGKTTLLHTLAGLRQPLAGDIRLCGEAMSALAPRRIAQLRGVLLQQQIDAFPASVLETALIGRHPWLDRWAWESAADARAARQALAAVGLAELEQRDVHTLSGGERQRLAVATLLTQAPQLALLDEPLSHLDLNHQIAVLELLASRARDSGMGLVMVMHDVNLARRYADRALLLFGDGSVRCGPVAEVLDAPTLSRLYGHPLRRIDAGGSDYFIPE, encoded by the coding sequence ATGAGCGCTTTGCTGGAAGCGCGCGACCTCGCCGCCGCCATCGGCGGGCGCACCTTGGTCAGTTGCCTCGACCTGCGGCTCGATGCCGGCGAACGCCTGGCGATACTTGGCCGCAACGGCGCCGGCAAAACCACGCTGCTGCACACCCTGGCCGGCCTGCGCCAGCCCCTGGCCGGCGACATTCGCCTGTGCGGCGAGGCAATGTCGGCGCTGGCGCCACGGCGCATCGCGCAGCTGCGCGGCGTGCTGCTGCAACAGCAGATCGACGCCTTCCCCGCCAGCGTGCTGGAAACCGCCCTGATCGGACGCCATCCCTGGCTGGACCGCTGGGCCTGGGAAAGCGCGGCCGACGCGCGCGCGGCGCGCCAGGCGCTGGCGGCCGTGGGCCTCGCGGAACTGGAACAGCGCGACGTGCATACGCTTTCCGGCGGCGAGCGCCAGCGCCTCGCGGTGGCCACGCTGCTGACCCAGGCACCGCAACTCGCGCTGCTCGACGAGCCGCTCTCCCACCTCGACCTCAACCACCAGATTGCCGTACTGGAACTGCTGGCCAGCCGCGCCCGCGACAGCGGCATGGGGCTGGTCATGGTGATGCACGACGTCAATCTCGCGCGCCGCTATGCCGACCGCGCCCTGTTGCTGTTCGGCGACGGCAGCGTGCGCTGCGGGCCGGTCGCCGAGGTGCTCGACGCGCCGACGCTGTCGCGCCTCTACGGCCATCCGCTGCGCCGCATCGATGCCGGCGGCAGCGACTATTTCATCCCGGAGTGA
- a CDS encoding cobalamin-binding protein, translated as MIRLPVFLLLVARAVAAHAEIIVTDDTGATVRLAAPATRIVSLAPHITEALFAAGAGERIVGTVEYSDYPDAAKAIRRVGGYSKLDLEAVAALKPDLIIGWRSGNAGAHLEKLRSLGMPIYVTQPDRIEDIARSIEHYGRLAGSGAVADAVAQGFRARLAQLRARYGGRSPVRIFYQVWRSPLTTVSDKQIISDAIRLCGGKNVFGDLVGLAPNVSVEAVLASNPEAIVASGMGEERPEWLDDWRRWTQVTAVARGNLFFVPPSIIQRHTPRLLDGTERLCEHLETARKRR; from the coding sequence ATGATCCGCCTCCCGGTTTTCCTGCTGCTCGTTGCGCGTGCCGTGGCGGCGCACGCCGAGATCATCGTCACCGACGATACCGGCGCCACCGTTCGCCTCGCCGCGCCCGCGACACGCATCGTCAGCCTGGCGCCGCACATCACCGAGGCCCTGTTCGCCGCCGGCGCCGGCGAGCGCATCGTCGGCACGGTCGAGTACAGCGACTACCCGGATGCGGCGAAGGCCATCCGCCGCGTCGGCGGCTATTCGAAGCTCGACCTGGAAGCGGTGGCGGCTCTCAAGCCCGACCTGATCATCGGCTGGCGCAGCGGCAACGCCGGCGCCCACCTCGAAAAGCTCAGGAGCCTGGGCATGCCGATCTACGTGACGCAGCCGGATCGCATCGAGGACATCGCCCGCAGCATCGAGCACTACGGCCGCCTTGCCGGCAGCGGCGCCGTCGCCGACGCCGTGGCGCAGGGCTTCCGCGCGCGGCTGGCGCAGCTGCGCGCGCGTTACGGCGGCCGCTCGCCGGTGCGCATCTTCTACCAGGTCTGGAGAAGCCCGCTGACCACCGTGAGCGACAAGCAGATCATCAGCGACGCCATTCGCCTGTGCGGCGGCAAGAATGTCTTTGGCGATCTCGTCGGCCTCGCGCCCAATGTCAGCGTCGAGGCCGTGCTGGCGTCAAACCCTGAAGCCATCGTCGCCAGCGGCATGGGCGAGGAGCGCCCCGAATGGCTGGACGACTGGCGGCGCTGGACGCAAGTCACGGCGGTCGCGCGCGGCAACCTGTTCTTCGTTCCGCCGTCCATCATCCAGCGCCACACGCCGCGACTGCTCGACGGCACCGAGCGACTCTGCGAGCATCTGGAGACGGCGCGCAAGCGGCGTTAG
- the cobD gene encoding threonine-phosphate decarboxylase CobD, whose translation MLEHGGRLRAAAARYGIALEDWLDLSTGIAPEAYPVPPIPSAVWQRLPEDEDGLSEAACRYYGTPRVLALPGSQAAIQWLPRLRPAGVVAVLEPSYEEHAAAWRAAGHEVRPCSSGELPLMAAAVDAVVIGSPNNPAGQRFLRKQLLDMARQLEQRQGWLVVDEAFADAEEKSESLVDVAGSAAAPNVVVLRSLGKFFGLAGARVGFAIAGEAILDSLAEAIGPWAIAHPSRLAAGAALADSDWQCAQRQRLQRDGARLHELLAAAGLGESSGTALFRYLACDDALALHGFFARQGILLRHFARPAAVRFGLPATTAEWQRLALALEQWRRR comes from the coding sequence ATGCTTGAGCATGGCGGCCGTTTGCGCGCCGCCGCCGCGCGTTACGGCATCGCGCTGGAAGACTGGCTGGATTTGTCCACCGGCATCGCCCCCGAGGCTTACCCGGTGCCGCCGATTCCGTCTGCGGTATGGCAGCGATTGCCCGAAGATGAAGACGGCCTGAGCGAAGCCGCCTGCCGTTACTACGGCACGCCGCGAGTGCTGGCGCTGCCCGGCTCGCAGGCCGCGATCCAGTGGCTGCCGCGCCTGCGGCCGGCGGGCGTGGTCGCCGTGCTGGAGCCGAGCTACGAGGAACATGCGGCCGCCTGGCGCGCGGCGGGGCATGAAGTCCGGCCTTGTTCCTCCGGCGAGTTGCCGCTGATGGCGGCCGCAGTCGATGCTGTGGTCATCGGCAGTCCGAACAATCCCGCCGGGCAGCGCTTTCTGCGCAAGCAGTTGCTGGACATGGCGCGTCAGCTTGAGCAACGTCAGGGCTGGCTGGTGGTTGATGAAGCCTTCGCCGATGCCGAAGAAAAATCCGAATCGCTGGTCGACGTGGCCGGCAGTGCGGCGGCCCCAAATGTCGTGGTGCTGCGCTCGCTCGGCAAATTCTTCGGCCTGGCCGGCGCTCGCGTCGGCTTTGCGATTGCCGGCGAGGCCATCCTGGATTCCCTGGCAGAGGCGATCGGTCCGTGGGCGATCGCGCATCCTTCGCGCCTGGCCGCAGGTGCGGCACTGGCGGACTCCGACTGGCAGTGCGCGCAGCGCCAACGCTTGCAGCGCGATGGCGCCCGCTTGCATGAGCTGTTGGCGGCAGCAGGACTGGGCGAGTCGAGCGGCACCGCGCTGTTCCGCTACCTCGCCTGCGACGATGCGCTGGCGCTGCACGGGTTCTTCGCGCGGCAGGGCATCCTGCTGAGGCATTTCGCCCGTCCTGCCGCGGTGCGTTTCGGCCTGCCGGCGACGACTGCCGAATGGCAGCGGCTGGCGCTGGCGCTCGAACAATGGAGACGTCGCTGA
- the cobO gene encoding cob(I)yrinic acid a,c-diamide adenosyltransferase, whose amino-acid sequence MDNDTQGKEERHVARMQRKKEIVDQKVAAADQERGVLLVNTGNGKGKSSAAFGVAARALGHGLQVAVVQFVKSRTDTGEEAVLGRVPGIRWHVMGEGFTWETQDPDRDAAAARAAWETALGYLRDPGVGLVVLDEMTYAFKYRWLPLDEVLAAFAARPAMQHVIVTGRAAPEELIAAADTVTEMNLVKHAFKVGVKAMPGMEF is encoded by the coding sequence ATGGACAACGATACGCAAGGCAAGGAAGAGCGCCACGTCGCTCGCATGCAACGCAAGAAGGAAATCGTCGACCAGAAGGTCGCCGCCGCAGACCAGGAACGTGGCGTGCTGCTGGTCAACACCGGCAACGGCAAGGGCAAGTCCTCGGCCGCCTTCGGCGTCGCCGCGCGCGCGCTGGGCCACGGCCTGCAAGTGGCCGTGGTGCAGTTCGTCAAGAGCCGCACCGACACCGGCGAGGAAGCCGTGCTCGGGCGCGTGCCGGGCATCCGTTGGCATGTCATGGGCGAGGGCTTCACCTGGGAAACCCAGGATCCCGACCGCGATGCGGCCGCCGCGCGTGCCGCCTGGGAGACCGCGCTGGGCTACCTGCGCGACCCAGGCGTAGGCCTCGTCGTCCTCGACGAAATGACCTACGCCTTCAAGTACCGGTGGTTGCCGCTGGACGAAGTGCTGGCCGCCTTCGCCGCGCGCCCGGCGATGCAGCATGTGATCGTCACCGGCCGCGCCGCACCCGAGGAATTGATCGCGGCGGCGGATACCGTGACCGAAATGAACCTGGTCAAGCATGCCTTCAAGGTGGGCGTGAAAGCCATGCCCGGCATGGAGTTCTGA
- a CDS encoding helix-turn-helix domain-containing protein, producing the protein MVGATTPKRKPPPARRVPAKRTAKAPPAEQAESGLVDQMRAMAGKVLDMGAATVGATATLHTAAGIAKALLPGLAEPGVWTKTGATLRRLRKAAGLTITEVGTAINLKDPSLIEAWENGRIAVPFELILRLAAVLGRNDPVGFVMKFTRGSNPDLWRSLETLGVGKLLIQSAREREFANIYRGDDEARSLTDKEFAEVLAFTRAAFEMAMEFRGRSAKRGD; encoded by the coding sequence ATGGTTGGCGCCACAACTCCCAAACGCAAACCGCCGCCCGCAAGGCGCGTACCGGCAAAACGCACAGCCAAGGCGCCGCCGGCCGAGCAGGCCGAATCCGGCCTGGTGGACCAGATGCGCGCCATGGCCGGCAAGGTGCTCGACATGGGCGCCGCCACGGTCGGCGCCACCGCAACCCTGCACACCGCGGCCGGCATTGCCAAAGCGCTGCTGCCGGGCCTGGCCGAACCCGGTGTCTGGACCAAAACCGGGGCGACGCTGCGCCGCCTGCGCAAGGCCGCCGGCCTGACCATCACCGAAGTCGGCACGGCCATCAACCTCAAGGATCCGTCGCTGATCGAAGCCTGGGAGAATGGCCGCATCGCGGTTCCGTTCGAGCTGATCCTGCGCCTGGCGGCGGTCCTCGGCCGCAACGACCCGGTCGGTTTCGTCATGAAGTTCACCCGCGGCTCCAACCCCGACCTGTGGCGCAGCCTGGAAACGCTTGGTGTCGGCAAGCTGCTGATCCAGTCGGCGCGCGAGCGCGAATTCGCCAATATCTACCGTGGCGACGACGAGGCGCGCAGCCTCACCGACAAGGAATTCGCTGAAGTGCTGGCCTTCACCCGCGCCGCATTCGAGATGGCCATGGAGTTTCGCGGGCGAAGCGCCAAACGCGGCGACTGA
- a CDS encoding FecCD family ABC transporter permease: MPTRRRALFVIAVLFAAALLSLAGALLAGSYPIAPAEVWARLAGNGSGTGGDIVLGLRLPRALAAFACGALLALAGALMQVLLRNPLADPYVLGVSGGAAVGALSAMLFSLPLIFVHGGAFAGALAAMLTVFGLARGDGSWTQSRLLLTGVIVAAGCGAGVALILSLAPEQKLHSMLFWLMGDLSHAGSPWPALAVAAIGLALVMPIARDLNLLSRGDLVASTLGVKVRSLRAAVYALGSLLTAVAVTTTGSVGFIGLVVPHLVRLAIGNDQRVLLPAATLAGGALLVVADTLARTAIAPQQLPVGVLTALLGVPVFLYLLSRQPKGGRE, encoded by the coding sequence ATGCCCACCCGCCGCCGAGCCCTCTTCGTCATCGCCGTGTTGTTCGCGGCGGCCTTGCTGAGCCTGGCCGGCGCCCTGCTGGCGGGCTCGTATCCGATCGCGCCGGCAGAGGTCTGGGCGCGGCTGGCGGGCAACGGCAGCGGCACCGGCGGCGACATCGTGCTCGGCCTGCGCCTGCCGCGCGCGCTGGCCGCCTTCGCCTGCGGCGCGCTGCTGGCGCTGGCCGGCGCCTTGATGCAGGTTCTGCTGAGGAACCCCCTGGCCGACCCCTACGTGCTCGGCGTTTCCGGCGGCGCGGCGGTCGGCGCGCTGTCGGCGATGCTGTTCAGCCTGCCGCTGATCTTCGTCCATGGCGGCGCCTTCGCCGGGGCGCTCGCGGCCATGCTGACGGTATTCGGCCTGGCGCGCGGCGACGGCAGCTGGACCCAGAGCCGCCTGCTGCTGACCGGCGTCATCGTCGCCGCCGGCTGCGGCGCCGGCGTCGCGCTGATCCTTTCGCTGGCGCCGGAACAGAAGCTGCACAGCATGCTGTTCTGGCTGATGGGCGATCTCTCGCACGCCGGCTCGCCCTGGCCGGCGCTGGCCGTGGCGGCGATCGGCCTCGCGCTGGTGATGCCCATCGCGCGCGACCTCAACCTGCTCTCGCGCGGCGACCTCGTCGCCAGCACGCTGGGCGTCAAGGTGCGCAGCCTGCGCGCCGCCGTCTATGCCCTGGGCTCGCTGCTCACCGCGGTGGCCGTGACCACCACCGGCAGCGTCGGCTTCATCGGCCTCGTCGTGCCGCACCTGGTCCGCCTGGCGATCGGCAACGACCAGCGCGTGCTGCTGCCCGCCGCGACGCTGGCCGGCGGCGCCCTGCTGGTGGTCGCCGATACCCTGGCGCGCACCGCGATCGCCCCGCAGCAACTGCCGGTCGGCGTGCTCACCGCCCTGCTCGGCGTGCCGGTATTCCTCTACCTGCTCTCGCGCCAGCCGAAGGGGGGGCGCGAATGA
- the dksA gene encoding RNA polymerase-binding protein DksA, with protein MPTPAKTLTEKALLAMPASAYMNAAQLGFFRDLLRKQRQDLLDNATMTIDHLRDGEAEADPNDRATIEEENSIELRIRDRERKMLPRVEAALKRIEDGQYGFCEETGDPIGLRRLLARPTTVFSIEAQERHESRQRIQGK; from the coding sequence ATGCCCACCCCTGCAAAAACACTGACCGAGAAAGCCCTGCTGGCGATGCCGGCGAGCGCCTACATGAACGCGGCGCAACTCGGTTTCTTTCGCGATCTCCTGCGCAAGCAGCGCCAGGACCTGCTCGACAACGCCACCATGACCATCGATCACCTGCGCGACGGCGAGGCCGAAGCCGACCCCAACGACCGGGCCACGATCGAGGAGGAAAATTCCATCGAGTTGCGCATTCGCGACCGCGAGCGAAAAATGCTGCCGCGCGTCGAGGCGGCATTGAAACGCATCGAAGACGGCCAATACGGCTTCTGCGAGGAAACCGGCGATCCGATCGGCCTGCGACGGCTTCTGGCGCGCCCGACCACCGTATTTTCGATCGAAGCGCAGGAACGCCACGAATCGCGCCAGCGCATCCAGGGAAAATAG
- a CDS encoding cobyrinate a,c-diamide synthase, translated as MLIAAPASGQGKTTVTAALARHHVNQGRRVRVFKCGPDFLDPQILAVASGAPVYNLDLGMCGADDAARRLAAAAAAADLILVEGVMGLHDGTPSAADIACRFGIPVLGLIDASAMAQTFGAVAHGLATYRPGLPFAGALANRVGSAHHAGLLKASLPPGMGWFGALPRDAEATLPERHLGLLQAAEIADLEQRLDRLAGHIAASAAADLPPPVDFAVPPTPTLDRLLAGRRIAIARDAAFGFIYPANLDTLAELGAELAFFSPLAGEALPECDAAWLPGGYPELHAARLGAGDLWPRLRAHVADGKPLLAECGGMMCLFEQLIDKEGASHAMASLLPGITRMQPRLAALGMQETALPEGDLRGHTYHHSRSETSLAPLARARTPDGREGEAVYRTGRLTASYVHFYFPSNPQATARLFLP; from the coding sequence ATGCTCATTGCCGCCCCGGCCTCGGGCCAGGGCAAGACCACGGTCACGGCGGCGCTGGCACGGCATCACGTCAATCAGGGCCGGCGCGTGCGCGTCTTCAAGTGCGGCCCCGATTTCCTCGACCCGCAGATCCTTGCCGTCGCCAGCGGCGCCCCCGTGTACAACCTCGACCTCGGCATGTGCGGCGCGGATGACGCCGCGCGCCGGCTTGCCGCCGCTGCCGCCGCGGCCGACCTGATCCTGGTCGAAGGCGTCATGGGCCTCCATGACGGTACCCCGTCGGCCGCCGACATCGCCTGCCGTTTCGGCATCCCGGTGCTCGGCCTGATCGACGCCTCCGCCATGGCCCAGACCTTCGGCGCCGTCGCCCACGGCCTCGCCACCTATCGCCCCGGATTGCCCTTTGCCGGCGCGCTCGCCAACCGGGTAGGCAGCGCCCACCACGCCGGACTGCTCAAGGCCAGCCTGCCGCCCGGCATGGGCTGGTTCGGCGCCCTGCCGCGCGATGCCGAAGCCACGCTGCCCGAACGCCACCTCGGCTTGTTGCAGGCCGCCGAGATCGCCGACCTGGAACAGCGCCTCGACCGACTCGCCGGCCACATTGCCGCCAGCGCGGCGGCGGACCTGCCGCCGCCCGTCGACTTCGCCGTACCGCCAACGCCGACTCTCGACCGCCTGCTCGCCGGCCGCCGCATCGCCATTGCCCGCGACGCTGCCTTCGGCTTCATCTACCCGGCCAACCTCGACACACTCGCCGAACTCGGCGCCGAGCTGGCCTTCTTTTCACCGCTGGCCGGCGAGGCGCTGCCCGAGTGCGATGCCGCCTGGCTCCCCGGCGGCTACCCCGAGCTCCACGCTGCCCGGCTGGGCGCGGGCGATCTGTGGCCGCGCCTGCGCGCGCACGTCGCCGACGGCAAGCCGCTGCTCGCCGAATGCGGCGGCATGATGTGCCTCTTCGAACAACTGATCGACAAGGAAGGCGCCAGCCACGCCATGGCCAGCCTGCTGCCCGGCATCACGCGCATGCAGCCGCGCCTCGCCGCCCTGGGCATGCAGGAAACCGCGCTGCCCGAAGGCGACCTGCGCGGGCACACCTACCACCACTCGCGCAGCGAAACCTCCCTCGCGCCGCTGGCGCGCGCCCGCACGCCCGATGGCCGCGAAGGCGAAGCCGTGTATCGCACGGGCCGCCTCACCGCCTCCTACGTGCATTTCTACTTTCCGTCCAACCCGCAGGCGACGGCGCGGCTGTTCCTGCCTTGA